The nucleotide sequence ATCACCACCTGGTTGAGTCGCTGCCAACCACAGTGTACCACCATGAGCCACTTCACTACCACTACGCTCGCCTGCACTCCGCTCCGGTGGTgcaccatcatcaccatgACACCCACGCCGCCGTGGTGCATCACAGTACCCCGGCCCACTTCGATGTCCACAGCCACTCGAACCTCCTGTCCTTCGCCAAGCACGCCCTGCACGGAAAGTACGGAAAGGTCAGGATCACCGAGACCCATTATTGAGAGATTCCAAAAACATCCATTGTCCATAAAACCTCTGACTAGCTCCCTCATGGCTCATAATTTATTAGGTCAATAGTTAAGCTAACGAAAAATAACTCGATTAAACGGGTGAGACAAGTTGAACAGATAAGCTCAGgatttttgtaaaaataaatatttaagtcaATTGTTAATACAGATTTATTTTGACTAAAgtcgttttaatttttatgcaCCTCCTTTCTGATTTGACTGATTTTAAAGGAATCTTAGGTATTTAATCGGTTAAAACGAAtgcacataaataattttagcGTTCCTGGCAATTTGGCgtaatgaatatttattaagtaGCCAGCAAAAGGTTTTCGCCCACCAACTTCTCACCTTTCTATTATGACTTAAACGCAACCCACCGGCTGGTTGTTAGTGGTTAGTCACCCCCTTGCGAGATTTTCTAATatgattttgaatttattaagcGTTAAAATTGCTCACGAAATGTTCGGATAAACGGGTGAGAATCTGTGAATTCATCCAGCGAATAATTGGCCTAGCTACTGAtactttcccattttccccccGCAACACATCCCCCTCCAGCGCCAACCATTTGGGATTCATTGCATCCGTCAGAGCCTTCAACGCGGCCCAGACAATTTATCATCCACTGTGCGAGCCGAAAGTAATTTACTTGCAATTTAAAGATAAACAGGCGCGATAATGTCTACAAAGCATAAACGTGAGTTGACGCCTACAATCCGAGCAAGTCCCCACTCCAtcgaaaggggggggggggcctTGAATGGGGGGGGGGTTGTCCGGGGCAGCCATGGCCATACATCATCGCGATATCGCTGCCAAAGAGAGTGAAGGTGTTGCTGGTGCGGCTAGTGTTGCTGCGGTGTCGGTGGTGTTGCTGCGGTGTTGCGgcggtgttgctgctgcgcctgTGTGCCTGCCTCACGCCATCCATTTGCTGGGGGAAGAACAATTG is from Drosophila melanogaster chromosome 3L and encodes:
- the CG14147 gene encoding uncharacterized protein, which codes for MKFFVCILAVLAVAQAAPGLLPHVDSHHGYHHEELPHLLDAEIHHSDGIHLGHSAALVHDDHHLNHHLDHHLDHHLVESLPTTVYHHEPLHYHYARLHSAPVVHHHHHDTHAAVVHHSTPAHFDVHSHSNLLSFAKHALHGKYGKVRITETHY